From a region of the Enterobacter sp. JBIWA008 genome:
- a CDS encoding MBL fold metallo-hydrolase has protein sequence MKKPLFICVVLIMIIASAASLPFVLNAGFGQPPQGEQLTEVEASPQYRDGKFHNTLPTPGYNGDKNMLVAMWEFLTKKTENARPARPLPLVKTDLASLPLEQDTLVWLGHSSWYLQLAGKRILIDPVLGNYAAPFSFLNKAFAGEYPWRAESMPDIDLLIISHDHYDHLDYATIRALLPKVKRVVTPLGVGSHLRYWGMKPEIIDERDWNQSVRISEELTVHILPARHFSGRGIKRDRTLWGSFMFVTPEQKVYYSGDSGYGPHFKAIGEQFKGVDVAIMENGQYDQDWKYIHMLPEETAQASADLNAKAVVPGHNGRFVLAKHAWNDPLIQLAKASKNKNYRLLTPALGEPVRVSDATQTFRAWWE, from the coding sequence ATGAAAAAACCTCTCTTCATCTGCGTGGTGTTAATCATGATTATTGCTTCAGCTGCGAGTTTACCGTTTGTCCTGAATGCCGGATTTGGCCAGCCACCGCAGGGTGAGCAGCTCACTGAAGTGGAGGCCTCCCCCCAGTATCGCGACGGGAAATTCCACAATACGCTGCCGACGCCGGGTTATAACGGCGACAAAAATATGCTGGTCGCGATGTGGGAGTTTCTGACCAAAAAAACCGAAAACGCGCGCCCGGCCCGGCCGTTGCCGCTGGTGAAAACCGATCTTGCGAGCCTGCCGCTGGAGCAGGACACCCTGGTGTGGCTCGGTCACTCCTCGTGGTACCTGCAGCTCGCAGGCAAACGCATCCTGATTGACCCGGTGCTCGGCAACTACGCCGCGCCGTTCTCGTTCCTGAATAAAGCCTTTGCCGGGGAGTATCCGTGGCGCGCTGAAAGCATGCCGGATATCGACCTGCTGATTATCTCGCACGATCACTACGATCATCTGGATTACGCCACCATCAGGGCGTTACTCCCGAAGGTGAAGCGCGTGGTGACGCCGCTGGGCGTGGGATCCCACCTGCGCTACTGGGGAATGAAGCCTGAGATTATTGACGAGCGCGACTGGAACCAGTCGGTACGCATCAGCGAGGAACTGACGGTGCATATTCTGCCGGCGCGCCACTTCTCCGGGCGCGGCATCAAGCGCGATCGGACCTTGTGGGGCAGCTTTATGTTCGTCACGCCAGAGCAGAAGGTTTACTACAGCGGGGACTCCGGTTACGGTCCGCATTTCAAGGCCATCGGCGAGCAGTTTAAGGGCGTGGACGTCGCCATCATGGAAAACGGCCAGTACGACCAGGACTGGAAGTACATCCACATGCTGCCGGAGGAAACGGCGCAGGCCTCGGCGGATCTGAACGCAAAAGCCGTGGTGCCCGGGCATAACGGGCGCTTCGTGCTGGCGAAACATGCCTGGAACGATCCGCTGATCCAGCTGGCAAAAGCCAGCAAGAATAAAAACTATCGGCTACTGACGCCGGCGCTGGGCGAGCCCGTCCGGGTGAGTGACGCCACGCAAACCTTTCGCGCGTGGTGGGAATAA
- a CDS encoding RamA family antibiotic efflux transcriptional regulator, whose product MTISAQVIDTIVEWIDDNLHQPLRIEEIARHAGYSKWHLQRLFMQYKGESLGRYIRERKLLLAARDLRESDARVYDICLRYGFDSQQTFTRIFTRTFNQPPGAYRKENHGQAH is encoded by the coding sequence ATGACCATTTCCGCTCAAGTCATCGACACTATCGTCGAATGGATCGACGACAATCTGCACCAGCCATTACGTATAGAAGAGATTGCCCGCCACGCGGGTTACTCGAAGTGGCACCTGCAGCGGTTATTTATGCAGTACAAAGGGGAGAGCCTGGGGCGTTATATCCGTGAACGCAAGCTGCTGCTGGCGGCGCGCGATCTGCGTGAATCCGACGCTCGCGTGTACGACATCTGCCTGCGTTACGGGTTTGACTCGCAGCAGACGTTTACCCGTATCTTCACCCGTACGTTTAACCAGCCGCCTGGCGCGTACCGCAAGGAAAACCACGGTCAGGCGCATTGA
- a CDS encoding cation-transporting P-type ATPase, translating to MTEKKLSPNVPPSGGLAYQQTVEQVLTHTQSQASGLDRAEAQLRLQKTGPNALPEKKGKPAWLRFLAHFNDVLIYVLLAAAVLTAVMGHWVDTLVILGVAVINALIGHIQESNAEKSLKSIRNMLSSEARVIRNGSHETIPTTEIVPGDIIVLRAGDRIPADMRLIEAHNLRVEEAILTGESTVVDKHVNSLSGELPLGDRTNMVFSGTTVSAGGGVGVVTATGKDTELGHINQMMAGIEKHRTPLLVQMDKLGKAIFAIILAMMAALFVFSLVFREIPMGELLLSLISLAVASVPEGLPAIISIILSLGVQAMARKRAIIRKLPTVETLGAMTVVCSDKTGTLTMNEMTVKAIITADVCYRVDGNSYEPVGNIYLEGSDEPVQIQPGTVLEQYLRTIDLCNDSQLIQDEHGLWGITGGPTEGALKVLAAKASLEPVMTTLVNKIPFDSQYKYMSTHYQIGGEEQILITGAPDVIFALCAQQQTRNGVEAFNRAYWESEMERYARQGLRMVAAAFKPANGEQELTHDDLSHGLIFLGIAGMMDPPRPEAIDAINACQQAGIRVKMITGDHPQTAMSIGQMLGITNSEQAVTGYELEKMDDAALAEAAVKYDIFARTSPEHKLRLVKALQDKGEIVGMTGDGVNDAPALRQADVGIAMGIKGTEVTKEAADMVLTDDNFATIASAVKEGRRVYDNLKKTILFIMPTNLAQGLLIVIALLAGNIIPLTPVLILWMNMATSATLSFGLAFEAAERNIMRRPPRQTGQHVMDAYAVWRVAFVGTMIAIAAFALEAWLAPRGHSAEFIRTVLLQMLVCAQWVYMINCRNTEGFSLNRGLLANKGIWLVTGVLFLLQAAIIYLPFMQMLFGTEALPLRYWFVTLAVAGVMFFVVEIEKRLTRRFRKAA from the coding sequence ATGACCGAAAAAAAATTGTCCCCAAACGTGCCGCCTTCCGGCGGGCTGGCATACCAGCAGACCGTAGAGCAGGTGCTTACTCACACGCAGAGCCAGGCCAGCGGTCTGGATCGCGCAGAGGCGCAGCTGCGTCTGCAAAAAACAGGGCCGAACGCGCTGCCGGAGAAAAAAGGCAAACCCGCCTGGCTGCGTTTCTTAGCCCATTTTAATGATGTGCTGATTTATGTCCTGCTGGCCGCCGCCGTATTAACGGCAGTAATGGGCCACTGGGTTGATACGCTGGTTATTTTGGGCGTCGCGGTAATCAATGCCTTAATTGGTCATATTCAGGAAAGCAACGCGGAAAAATCCCTGAAGAGTATTCGCAATATGCTCTCCAGCGAGGCGCGCGTTATTCGTAACGGCAGCCACGAAACTATACCCACAACTGAAATAGTCCCGGGCGATATTATTGTATTACGCGCGGGGGATCGTATTCCGGCGGATATGCGTTTAATTGAAGCGCATAATTTACGGGTGGAAGAGGCGATTCTGACCGGTGAATCCACCGTGGTGGATAAACACGTTAATTCGCTGAGCGGCGAATTACCGCTGGGCGATCGTACCAATATGGTGTTCTCCGGGACGACCGTGAGCGCGGGCGGCGGTGTCGGCGTAGTCACCGCGACCGGTAAGGATACGGAGCTTGGCCACATCAACCAGATGATGGCGGGCATCGAAAAGCACCGCACGCCGCTGCTGGTGCAGATGGACAAGCTGGGTAAAGCGATCTTCGCCATTATCCTGGCAATGATGGCCGCGCTGTTTGTCTTCAGCCTGGTGTTCCGCGAGATCCCGATGGGCGAGCTGCTGCTCTCCCTGATTAGCCTGGCGGTGGCCTCCGTACCGGAAGGTCTGCCGGCGATTATCTCCATCATCCTCTCTCTGGGCGTGCAGGCGATGGCGCGCAAGCGGGCGATTATCCGCAAGCTGCCGACGGTTGAAACGCTCGGCGCGATGACCGTGGTCTGCTCGGATAAAACCGGCACCCTGACCATGAATGAGATGACGGTCAAAGCCATCATTACCGCTGACGTCTGCTACCGCGTGGACGGCAACAGCTACGAGCCGGTGGGCAACATCTACCTGGAAGGCAGCGACGAGCCGGTGCAGATCCAGCCGGGCACGGTGCTGGAGCAGTACCTGCGCACTATAGATCTGTGTAACGACAGCCAGCTGATTCAGGACGAGCACGGCCTGTGGGGCATCACCGGTGGCCCAACCGAGGGCGCGCTGAAGGTGCTGGCGGCGAAGGCCAGCCTTGAGCCGGTGATGACCACGCTGGTTAACAAGATCCCGTTCGACTCGCAGTACAAGTACATGAGCACCCACTACCAGATTGGCGGTGAGGAGCAGATCCTGATCACCGGCGCGCCGGACGTCATTTTCGCCCTGTGCGCGCAGCAGCAGACCCGTAACGGTGTGGAAGCCTTCAACCGCGCGTACTGGGAAAGCGAGATGGAGCGCTATGCGCGTCAGGGGCTGCGCATGGTGGCCGCGGCGTTCAAGCCGGCGAACGGCGAGCAGGAACTGACGCACGACGATCTGAGCCACGGCCTGATCTTCCTCGGCATCGCCGGGATGATGGATCCGCCGCGTCCGGAAGCCATTGACGCGATTAACGCCTGCCAGCAGGCGGGGATCCGCGTGAAGATGATCACCGGGGATCACCCGCAGACGGCGATGAGCATCGGCCAGATGCTGGGGATCACCAACAGCGAGCAGGCGGTCACCGGCTACGAGCTGGAGAAGATGGACGACGCCGCGCTGGCGGAAGCCGCGGTGAAGTATGACATCTTCGCCCGTACCAGCCCGGAGCATAAGCTGCGCCTGGTAAAAGCGCTGCAGGACAAAGGCGAAATCGTCGGCATGACCGGTGACGGCGTGAACGACGCCCCGGCGCTGCGTCAGGCTGACGTGGGCATCGCGATGGGCATCAAGGGCACGGAAGTGACCAAAGAGGCGGCGGACATGGTCCTGACGGACGATAACTTCGCCACCATCGCCAGCGCGGTGAAAGAGGGGCGTCGCGTTTACGACAACCTGAAGAAGACCATCCTGTTCATCATGCCGACCAACCTCGCGCAGGGGCTGCTGATTGTGATTGCGCTGCTGGCGGGGAACATCATTCCGCTGACGCCGGTGCTGATTCTGTGGATGAACATGGCCACCTCCGCCACGCTCTCCTTCGGCCTGGCCTTTGAGGCCGCCGAGCGCAACATCATGCGCCGCCCGCCGCGCCAGACCGGGCAGCACGTGATGGACGCCTACGCCGTCTGGCGCGTGGCCTTCGTTGGCACCATGATTGCCATCGCCGCCTTTGCGCTGGAAGCCTGGCTGGCGCCGCGCGGCCACAGCGCGGAGTTCATCCGCACCGTGCTGCTGCAGATGCTGGTCTGCGCCCAGTGGGTATACATGATTAACTGCCGCAACACCGAAGGGTTCTCCCTGAACCGCGGCCTGCTGGCGAACAAAGGGATCTGGCTGGTGACGGGCGTGTTGTTCCTGCTCCAGGCGGCGATCATCTACCTGCCGTTTATGCAGATGCTGTTCGGCACCGAAGCGCTGCCGCTGCGCTACTGGTTTGTGACCCTGGCGGTGGCGGGCGTGATGTTCTTCGTCGTCGAAATCGAGAAGCGACTGACCCGCAGGTTCCGTAAGGCTGCATAA
- a CDS encoding DUF1158 domain-containing protein, with the protein MKHPLESLLTAGGILLLALISCLLLPAPSLGLVLAQKLVQTFHMVDLNQLYTILFCVWFLLLGAIEFFVLRFVWRRWFSLAS; encoded by the coding sequence ATGAAACACCCGTTAGAATCGCTGCTTACGGCAGGCGGCATTTTACTGCTGGCGCTGATCTCCTGCCTGCTGTTACCCGCGCCGTCGCTGGGTCTGGTGCTGGCGCAGAAGCTGGTACAGACCTTTCACATGGTCGATCTGAATCAGCTTTACACCATTCTGTTCTGCGTGTGGTTTTTACTGCTGGGTGCCATCGAATTCTTCGTGCTGCGTTTCGTCTGGCGCCGCTGGTTTTCACTGGCATCGTGA